Within the Salvelinus sp. IW2-2015 unplaced genomic scaffold, ASM291031v2 Un_scaffold1510, whole genome shotgun sequence genome, the region CTGAAAACAGTTTTTccagacacgcaccacaggagaGGGATAAAGAAAGGGCGGTGTGCGTGCGCAAGTGATAGTCATCGCCCTGCTGCTACTTCAATAACACACGACATGACATTACACTACACTGTCTACACAKGCATTATGACAGAGGCCACTGTGGCAGACATAGCTCCGTCTCATTTTTAGACAGGACTAGTCAGTTCATTACTCATTCTGGTGTTTGGGGTGCGCGTTATCCTTTTCCAATCGCTCWCTCAATGCGCACTCTTTATGCGCAATTACGCACGTTCAAATAATAGAACCACGTAATTAGGCGTACATACTTATTATGTAGCTACATATGCGTCGCTGACTGCGTGATTTTACATTAAAACTACACATTTATATACCTCAGAAACACATGCAGACCAGATTATTGTTTCAGTATGGGCCAATTGGTCTAAATGCTAAAATACATATGAGGTATTTGATCCAAGAGTTGAACTGGAGGCACAAATGGACATTTTCTTTGGGTGATGTGAACTCTGGTGGTGTTTTTTGATTTGGTATTGTATCTGTACTATGTTGTATAGTAGCAGTGGGTAGAGAGGTAGGCATGTGCTCAGAGGATGTCTAACCCTCTAGTTATACACACAAGGCAATAGTTCATCTGGGCACTACATTTACACAGTGCTGCAACAAAACACACCAGAACAGTTAATAATGAAACATGAAAACCAAATGTTGAAACTTTAAAAAATCATTTTCCCTCATGCTTTTTGTACAGTCTATCTGATAGTACCTGTCTTTTAATTGGCTCTAGCTCCAGTAGTGTACGGTACATGCCCAATGTGTCCATGGATGGCCTTATACACAGACTCCTGAGTGTTGCACTGCACAAGGAAGTTTCCACCCAGTGAATGACTCATTGGAGTGGTTGGGTCAGGATGGGTGGTTGGTTGGGTGTTCTCCTCTCCTGAGGCCTGGTAGGGATGACACCCAGTGGACTAACTGACACACTACAAACACCACTGACACACTACAAACACCACTGACACTACAAACACCactgaaacactacaaacaccactgaaacactacaaacaccactgacactacaaacaccactgaaacactacaaacaccaCTGACACACTACAAACATCACTGACACTACAAACACCACCGAAATACTACAAACACCactgaaacactacaaacaccaCTGACACACTACAAACACCACTGACACTACAAACACCACTGACACACTACAAACACCANNNNNNNNNNNNNNACACTACAAACACCACAGAAATACTACAAACACCACTGACACACTACAAACACCACCGAAACACTAAAAACACCACAGAAATACTACAAACACCACTGAAACACTAAAAACACCACTGACACTACAAACACCactgaaacactacaaacaccaCTGACACACTACAAACACCACTGAAACACTAAAAACACCACAGAAATACMACAAACACCACTGACACACTACAAAACCACACAGGTAGGAGGCATGGTGACTGGGACTGAGACCACTCACTCCACTAGTGTAAACTTCCGCTTGACTCCACACCTTAACTGTAGCCGTTTGGGATACATTTCAGCCATGTTTAGTTGTTTACCCTTGCATCCTCCTGTCTTTTCATCCAATGTTCCAGCGCAGCATGGTTTCGTCTATTTTGATTGTTCCTATGGTAGAAGTGGGACGAATGGGGGGTCCTATATGTTTAATATACGTGTAGCTACACATGTAAACCATAATGTCAAAGCCTGAAGCCTTATCCATTCTTCACATCTGTTCCGGGATATTCATTTCAGAAGGGCAATTCATTTCTGTAATATCGgttttcaattttattttgttatttttgcKAAACAGAACATTTCCAGGCCTAACTCAGTAACCGGCTGCCAAAGACAGCAGAGATGAATGACCTGATATTAGCCGRTATCTTTTGTTTTGGCCCACAGAGYGCCAAGAAATTAGGAATGTTGATACACTCATATCTGTGGTTCACAACTCTTAGACAAGCCCCAACATGTTGTTCACACAGTGCATGCAGTACCTCCTTCACTCACACAGCAGGGttctggatagagagagagagggagacggtaggggggagagaaaagagagaaagatttggagctaaagagagagagagggggatttgGGGTgcggagagggatagagagagagcgaaggggagagagggattttGGAGTGAGTGggcgaaagagagaaggagagaaggggtttgaaggagagaaatagagagaaggggtttgaaggagagaaatagagagaaggggtttgaaggagagaaatagagagaagggGTTTTCCCACATCAATAAGGATTGATGGGTCTAATTGAGGTCTTTGTGCTTCTGGAGAGAGATTTAGGATGAGGGGGTGGAATTTCCTAAATGCCTCCTTTGAAAACGCCCTGAGTTCAAAGTTAGTGTTTATTTTACCACTCCAAACAGATAACAAGCATGTCTTTGTGCcatctgtaaaacacttaaaggtAAATGTAAAAAGTTTGACTACAATCAAGAAAATATAAGTGCTGACATTGACATATGTATCTGAAATTTGTTTTACACACTAATGTTAATAATTCATTCTCAATCAGGCCAAATATGCACATAGGAATAAAATGTGTATCTATAGACTGCTACAAAAAGGTGTAAAAAACATGAAGATAAATGAGACATACAGATAAATGAGCCATACTTCCCTATGGCCCGTAATTATGTCATAATAATCTAGCTTTGAWGATTCCATGATGGACGACAATTCCTTTTCCCACACATTCAATAATAACAGCACTCCATCATGTAGCAGCCACATCCTAAAGGGCAGAACATTCTCCATGGCATTTAGTGGCCTTGCATGCATAATGGTTAGATGCTATCACTGGTCTTTGCTAGATCTTATCAACATTGGAACACCACTGCTTTGATGTCATGACATTTACTCTGATGAAATGTATGAACCTGACCATATTGCAGCTGGAAGGTCATAACTGTTAGCTTTTGCCTTTACACTGGatttagtgagtgtgtgtatgatgaCATGAATGACAACAATGTCTCTGTGTTGTAATGAGCTGTGGAAAGAATACCAGTTTGTCAGGACAGTAAACCTTTGTGAATCTTCTTCCCTGTTCCTGTATAATCTATAAAGACATACATGTTTGCCTCTACATTTTTTACATTGCAGCATGCTCTCCGTGTAAGCACTGTATCTACCATTAGTGGCTGTCCTCCACTCCATGGAGTTACTCTACCACCTTTATCAACACAACCTTTGCAGTACAAAAAAACATGTCCTGATCTTAGCCATAAATGTCTATGTCAACATCATCCACTGACCctagctctctccttctcctctcctgtagaGTCCATGGAGGCCCTGGCCAGTCTGAAGGGCAGGACAACCCAGCAGTTCTTCTTCAACCTCACCTCCATCCCTGGAGAAGAGCTTATCACCTCTGCAGAGCTCCGGGTATACAGGGACCAGGTCCTGGGGGCCACAGCAGCTCCCACCAGTAACACCAGTCACAACAGCAGTAACAGCTCCAGTACCAGTGCTGGTGGCTTCCATCGTATCAATGTGTACGAGGTGTTTGGAGCCCCTGCATCTCCCCGTGGGGAACCCCTGACACGCCTCTTGGACACGCGGCTGGTGCAGGACTCTCTGAGCCGCTGGGAGAGCTTTGACGTCAGCCCCGCCGTGTCACAGTGGGCCTCCGGGGGGCGCCACAACCACGGCTTCCTGGTTGAGATGCTCCACCCAGACACCCTGGGGGGCGAAGAGGGCCAAAGACGGAGACGACACGTCAGGGTAAGCCGCTCCCTCCACGGGGACCAGGACTCATGGCCCCAGGCTCGCCCCCTGCTGGTGACCTACGGTCATGACAGGCAGGGGAATGCGGTGCTGCACAGGGACAAGAGACAGGCAGCAGGCCACAGGAAACAGAGGAAGAAGCACCAACACAAGGCCAACTGCCGCAGACATGCCCTCTACGTGGACTTCAGCGACGTGGGCTGGAATGAGTGGATAGTTGCACCCCCTGGCTACCACGCCTTCTACTGCCACGGGGWYTGRCCCTTCCCATTGGCCGACCACCTCAACTCTACCAACCATGCCATCGTTCAGACTCTGGTCAACTCTGTGAACTCCAACATCCCCCGGGCGTGCTGCGTGCCCACAGAGCTCAGCCCCATATCTCT harbors:
- the LOC112071072 gene encoding bone morphogenetic protein 2-like, which gives rise to MVAVFRSLMVLLLAQVLLGGAAGLIPEVGRRKYSESEKQSPEQSENFLNEFELRLLNMFGLKRRPNPSRQAVVPQYMVDLYRMHSLNGDHSTKRPRSMGRHAERAASKANTIRSFHHEESMEALASLKGRTTQQFFFNLTSIPGEELITSAELRVYRDQVLGATAAPTSNTSHNSSNSSSTSAGGFHRINVYEVFGAPASPRGEPLTRLLDTRLVQDSLSRWESFDVSPAVSQWASGGRHNHGFLVEMLHPDTLGGEEGQRRRRHVRVSRSLHGDQDSWPQARPLLVTYGHDRQGNAVLHRDKRQAAGHRKQRKKHQHKANCRRHALYVDFSDVGWNEWIVAPPGYHAFYCHGXXPFPLADHLNSTNHAIVQTLVNSVNSNIPRACCVPTELSPISLLYLDEYEKVILKNYQDMVVEGCGCR